The following are encoded in a window of Numida meleagris isolate 19003 breed g44 Domestic line chromosome 13, NumMel1.0, whole genome shotgun sequence genomic DNA:
- the CIITA gene encoding MHC class II transactivator isoform X3, whose amino-acid sequence MSLNSHSSNSTSLTHQHMSFSVPTVNALGSFVIPVSGSSVPVIPECVPLGMKDNIENVDFVDPAQQKISYFLGNGPSNAIKYPALTSSTELMVSPSFQVNLSGLEMFEEVQVPIILSEETSRRPRSVEAFSTSLMDYFRDVCKSVSVEREMSLDHMYIDGTLIQSQIETKPGKNSVKSVEKDLVTHSQQGKEKAVLERSQIFQISGGKELETKVIVVLGKAGMGKSILVQKICQDWSNGEFPQFEFVFWFDCKQISLPGKWYSLKDLLLDFFVKPQEGSKEIFEYILQNSTKVLLVFDGLEGLHGHENFPPCSASQPSKDLCRVKELLSGLIQKKILNGCTLLLTARTKDKVCQYVSKVDKTIEIVGFSPRQRELYITKYFEGLPSCDNALNLIKEHEYLFSHCYSPVMCRFVCFLCETILEMGDKGLPSTLTTLFLKFVQQKIMPTQTDVTDVTLVQNQENLATLACIAWYLGEKHQSAMKSDLLPSKKIKEFALKYGFFLPFAFPKYSGTGEEEFGTMFSDFVIQNFLGALHLILAEGIKDKSLIKYLSFPSKKKKPYNWLHLVPRFLAGLLFLQDDTCFCSLSNKSVKKSTKKQKMLLKYVKRLQINNLCPERLLELLHCIYETQNNYLLQHVALRLKSDLSFLGIVLTPPDVHVLSSTLKRSRKEFSLDLQNSSIDTHGLKDLVGLRNVTSFRASLSDTIRLWKYLEQTKDYELLRVSTEKFVLDPFKAKTMKDISDLSDLIEMQKMIINCVQDASGCSSYEIPAIKNLRKLEFALGPACGLQGFQKLVEILAAFPSLQHLDLDALSENGIGDEGAKSLSEVFPTLTSLETLNLSQNKITDVGAEKLATALPSLSSLTTLSLYNNSICDFGAENLAKVLPAMASLRVLDVQYNKITGVGAQQLTDSLRKCPHIKNLVMWNPTIPYGVLEHLQQLDSRISV is encoded by the exons ATGTCTCTCAACAGCCATTCATCTAACTCCACCTCACTAACACACCAGCACATGTCCTTTTCTGTTCCCACTGTCAATGCATTGGGAAGTTTTGTAATTCCTG TTTCAGGGTCTTCAGTACCTGTGATTCCAGAGTGTGTGCCACTTGGCATGAAAGACAACATAGAGAACGTAGACTTTGTGGATCCTGCTCAGCAGAAAATTagttattttcttggaaatggcCCATCTAATGCTATAAAATATCCAG CACTGACTTCCTCCACTGAATTAATGGTATCCCCAAGTTTTCAAGTTAATTTAAGTG GCTTAGAAATGTTTGAAGAAGTGCAAGTGCCTAtaattctttctgaagaaacttCAAGGAGACCAA GGTCAGTGGAAGCTTTCTCTACATCACTTATGGATTACTTCCGAGACGTATGCAAATCTGTGTCTGTGGAGCGTGAAATGTCTCTTGATCACATGTATATTGATGGCACACTTATCCAAAGCCAAATTGAAACCAAGCCTGGGAAGAACAGTGTAAAATCAGTGGAAAAGGATTTGGTAACTCATAGTcagcaagggaaggaaaaggcagtCCTTGAAAGAAGCCAAATATTTCAAATCTCAGGAGGTAAAGAGTTAGAGACTAAAGTGATTGTGGTGTTGGGAAAAGCAGGAATGGGCAAAAGCATTCTTGTTCAGAAGATCTGCCAGGACTGGTCCAATGGAGAGTTTCCTCAGTTTGAATTTGTCTTTTGGTTTGACTGCAAACAAATAAGCTTGCCTGGGAAGTGGTACAGCTTGAAGGATCtacttcttgatttttttgtaaaaccTCAGGAGGGAAGCAAAGAGATCTTTGAATACATACTTCAGAATTCTACTAAAGTCCTTCTGGTTTTTGATGGTTTGGAAGGGTTGCATGGCCACGAGAATTTTCCTCCTTGTTCAGCCAGCCAGCCTAGCAAAGACTTGTGCCGAGTAAAGGAGCTGCTTTCAGGACTCATCCAAAAAAAGATACTCAATGGCTGTACTTTATTACTTACAGCAAGAACAAAAGATAAGGTGTGCCAGTATGTGTCCAAAGTGGATAAGACTATTGAAATAGTAGGATTCTCCCCTCGGCAGAGAGAACTGTACATAACCAAATACTTTGAAGGATTACCCTCATGCGATAATGCACTGAATTTAATCAAAGAGCATGAGTACCTCTTCAGTCATTGTTACAGCCCTGTTATGTGTAgatttgtctgttttctctgtgaGACAATACTTGAAATGGGAGACAAAGGCCTTCCTTCAACTCTTACTACACTCTTCCTGAAATTTGTTCAGCAAAAAATAATGCCTACGCAAACAGATGTTACAGATGTTACACTTGTGCAAAATCAAGAAAATCTTGCTACGCTAGCCTGTATAGCCTGGTATCTTGGAGAAAAGCACCAAAGTGCCATGAAAAGTGATCTTCTTCCTTCTAAGAAAATTAAAGAGTTTGCTCTGAAATATGGATTTTTCCTGCCATTTGCATTCCCCAAATATTCAGGTACAGGAGAAGAGGAATTTGGGACCATGTTCTCCGATTTTGTCATTCAGAATTTCTTGGGTGCTCTTCACCTTATATTAGCAGAAGGCATCAAGGACAAAAGTCTAATAAAGTACCTGTCTTTTCcatccaagaagaaaaaaccttACAACTGGTTACATTTAGTGCCTCGATTTTTGGCTGGATTGTTGTTCCTCCAGGATGACACCTGCTTCTGCTCCCTTTCAAATAAGAGCGTGAAAAAATCCaccaagaagcagaaaatgctcCTGAAATATGTTAAAAGGTTGCAAATAAACAACCTTTGTCCAGAGAGGTTACTTGAGCTTTTGCACTGTATTtatgaaacacaaaacaattaTCTCTTGCAGCATGTGGCCTTAAGACTCAAGTCAGACCTGTCCTTTCTGGGCATCGTTCTTACACCACCTGATGTCCATGTACTGTCCTCTACTTTAAAAAGGTcaagaaaagaattttccttGGATTTGCAAAACAGCAGTATTGATACGCATGGGCTGAAAGACTTGGTCGGCCTGAGGAATGTGACATCATTCAG GGCCTCCCTCAGTGATACAATCAGGCTATGGAAATACTTAGAACAGACAAAAGACTATGAGCTGCTGAGAGTGTCAACAGAAAAATTTGTTCTTGATCCGTTTAAGGCAAAGACAATGAAAGACATCAGCGACCTTTCTGACCTTatagaaatgcagaagatgATAATCAATTG TGTGCAAGATGCCTCTGGTTGCAGCAGCTATGAAATTCCTGCCATAAAGAACCTGAGAAAACTAGAATTTGC tCTGGGTCCAGCATGTGGCCTTCAGGGATTCCAAAAACTCGTGGAAATTCTTGCAGCATTTCCATCACTTCAGCATTTGGA CCTTGATGCGCTGAGTGAAAATGGCATAGGAGATGAAGGAGCAAAGAGTCTGTCTGAAGTCTTTCCAACACTGACATCACTGGAAACATTAAA CTTGTCACAGAATAAGATAACAGATGTGGGTGCAGAGAAACTAGCTACAGCTCTTCCCTCCTTGTCTTCATTAACGACACTAAG CTTGTACAATAATAGCATTTGTGATTTTGGAGCAGAAAACCTTGCAAAAGTTCTTCCTGCAATGGCATCTTTAAGAGTGCTAGA tGTTCAGTATAACAAAATAACCGGTGTTGGAGCCCAACAGCTGACTGACAGCCTAAGAAAATGTCCCCATATAAAAAATTTGGT GATGTGGAATCCTACAATTCCGTATGgagttcttgaacaccttcagcaGCTGGACTCTAGGATCAGTGTGTAG
- the CIITA gene encoding MHC class II transactivator isoform X2 has protein sequence MDSASVSENSYLDLLLCDSDPLHLFTFSDPKSSGNEGEFFSDPEVDTCNYEQFSNMDFLCTVENDENGDELYPSSNGRDAYSRIAELAEYVLKDQHEKQVEDAFAVNLILDDVALENTEKFTDVKVQKCHKRAFLGSAENCSDASEPKYKKIVDAPAVSTGNGCFLAMSLNSHSSNSTSLTHQHMSFSVPTVNALGSFVIPVSGSSVPVIPECVPLGMKDNIENVDFVDPAQQKISYFLGNGPSNAIKYPALTSSTELMVSPSFQVNLSGLEMFEEVQVPIILSEETSRRPRSVEAFSTSLMDYFRDVCKSVSVEREMSLDHMYIDGTLIQSQIETKPGKNSVKSVEKDLVTHSQQGKEKAVLERSQIFQISGGKELETKVIVVLGKAGMGKSILVQKICQDWSNGEFPQFEFVFWFDCKQISLPGKWYSLKDLLLDFFVKPQEGSKEIFEYILQNSTKVLLVFDGLEGLHGHENFPPCSASQPSKDLCRVKELLSGLIQKKILNGCTLLLTARTKDKVCQYVSKVDKTIEIVGFSPRQRELYITKYFEGLPSCDNALNLIKEHEYLFSHCYSPVMCRFVCFLCETILEMGDKGLPSTLTTLFLKFVQQKIMPTQTDVTDVTLVQNQENLATLACIAWYLGEKHQSAMKSDLLPSKKIKEFALKYGFFLPFAFPKYSGTGEEEFGTMFSDFVIQNFLGALHLILAEGIKDKSLIKYLSFPSKKKKPYNWLHLVPRFLAGLLFLQDDTCFCSLSNKSVKKSTKKQKMLLKYVKRLQINNLCPERLLELLHCIYETQNNYLLQHVALRLKSDLSFLGIVLTPPDVHVLSSTLKRSRKEFSLDLQNSSIDTHGLKDLVGLRNVTSFRASLSDTIRLWKYLEQTKDYELLRVSTEKFVLDPFKAKTMKDISDLSDLIEMQKMIINCVQDASGCSSYEIPAIKNLRKLEFALGPACGLQGFQKLVEILAAFPSLQHLDLDALSENGIGDEGAKSLSEVFPTLTSLETLNLSQNKITDVGAEKLATALPSLSSLTTLSLYNNSICDFGAENLAKVLPAMASLRVLDVQYNKITGVGAQQLTDSLRKCPHIKNLVMWNPTIPYGVLEHLQQLDSRISV, from the exons ATGGATTCGGCATCTGTGTCTGAAAATAGCTATCTTGATTTGCTGCTTTGTGATAGTGATCCACTGCATCTATTTACGTTCTCAGATCCTAAGTCATCTGGAAATGAAGGTGAATTCTTTTCAG ATCCTGAAGTTGATACCTGCAACTATGAACAATTCAGTAATATGGATTTCCTGTGTACAgtggaaaatgatgaaaatggGGATGAATTGTATCCTTCTTCCAATGGCAGAGATGCCTATTCTAGAATAG CTGAATTAGCAGAATATGTGCTCAAGGATCAGCATGAGAAGCAGGTGGAAGATGCTTTTG CAGTGAACCTTATTTTGGATGATGTGGCTCttgaaaacactgagaaattcaCTGATGTAAAGGTGCAGAAATGTCATAAAAGAG cttttttaGGGTCTGCAGAGAATTGCTCTGATGCTTCGGAACCCAAATACAAGAAAATTG TGGATGCCCCTGCAGTATCAACAGGGAATGGATGTTTCCTAGCAATGTCTCTCAACAGCCATTCATCTAACTCCACCTCACTAACACACCAGCACATGTCCTTTTCTGTTCCCACTGTCAATGCATTGGGAAGTTTTGTAATTCCTG TTTCAGGGTCTTCAGTACCTGTGATTCCAGAGTGTGTGCCACTTGGCATGAAAGACAACATAGAGAACGTAGACTTTGTGGATCCTGCTCAGCAGAAAATTagttattttcttggaaatggcCCATCTAATGCTATAAAATATCCAG CACTGACTTCCTCCACTGAATTAATGGTATCCCCAAGTTTTCAAGTTAATTTAAGTG GCTTAGAAATGTTTGAAGAAGTGCAAGTGCCTAtaattctttctgaagaaacttCAAGGAGACCAA GGTCAGTGGAAGCTTTCTCTACATCACTTATGGATTACTTCCGAGACGTATGCAAATCTGTGTCTGTGGAGCGTGAAATGTCTCTTGATCACATGTATATTGATGGCACACTTATCCAAAGCCAAATTGAAACCAAGCCTGGGAAGAACAGTGTAAAATCAGTGGAAAAGGATTTGGTAACTCATAGTcagcaagggaaggaaaaggcagtCCTTGAAAGAAGCCAAATATTTCAAATCTCAGGAGGTAAAGAGTTAGAGACTAAAGTGATTGTGGTGTTGGGAAAAGCAGGAATGGGCAAAAGCATTCTTGTTCAGAAGATCTGCCAGGACTGGTCCAATGGAGAGTTTCCTCAGTTTGAATTTGTCTTTTGGTTTGACTGCAAACAAATAAGCTTGCCTGGGAAGTGGTACAGCTTGAAGGATCtacttcttgatttttttgtaaaaccTCAGGAGGGAAGCAAAGAGATCTTTGAATACATACTTCAGAATTCTACTAAAGTCCTTCTGGTTTTTGATGGTTTGGAAGGGTTGCATGGCCACGAGAATTTTCCTCCTTGTTCAGCCAGCCAGCCTAGCAAAGACTTGTGCCGAGTAAAGGAGCTGCTTTCAGGACTCATCCAAAAAAAGATACTCAATGGCTGTACTTTATTACTTACAGCAAGAACAAAAGATAAGGTGTGCCAGTATGTGTCCAAAGTGGATAAGACTATTGAAATAGTAGGATTCTCCCCTCGGCAGAGAGAACTGTACATAACCAAATACTTTGAAGGATTACCCTCATGCGATAATGCACTGAATTTAATCAAAGAGCATGAGTACCTCTTCAGTCATTGTTACAGCCCTGTTATGTGTAgatttgtctgttttctctgtgaGACAATACTTGAAATGGGAGACAAAGGCCTTCCTTCAACTCTTACTACACTCTTCCTGAAATTTGTTCAGCAAAAAATAATGCCTACGCAAACAGATGTTACAGATGTTACACTTGTGCAAAATCAAGAAAATCTTGCTACGCTAGCCTGTATAGCCTGGTATCTTGGAGAAAAGCACCAAAGTGCCATGAAAAGTGATCTTCTTCCTTCTAAGAAAATTAAAGAGTTTGCTCTGAAATATGGATTTTTCCTGCCATTTGCATTCCCCAAATATTCAGGTACAGGAGAAGAGGAATTTGGGACCATGTTCTCCGATTTTGTCATTCAGAATTTCTTGGGTGCTCTTCACCTTATATTAGCAGAAGGCATCAAGGACAAAAGTCTAATAAAGTACCTGTCTTTTCcatccaagaagaaaaaaccttACAACTGGTTACATTTAGTGCCTCGATTTTTGGCTGGATTGTTGTTCCTCCAGGATGACACCTGCTTCTGCTCCCTTTCAAATAAGAGCGTGAAAAAATCCaccaagaagcagaaaatgctcCTGAAATATGTTAAAAGGTTGCAAATAAACAACCTTTGTCCAGAGAGGTTACTTGAGCTTTTGCACTGTATTtatgaaacacaaaacaattaTCTCTTGCAGCATGTGGCCTTAAGACTCAAGTCAGACCTGTCCTTTCTGGGCATCGTTCTTACACCACCTGATGTCCATGTACTGTCCTCTACTTTAAAAAGGTcaagaaaagaattttccttGGATTTGCAAAACAGCAGTATTGATACGCATGGGCTGAAAGACTTGGTCGGCCTGAGGAATGTGACATCATTCAG GGCCTCCCTCAGTGATACAATCAGGCTATGGAAATACTTAGAACAGACAAAAGACTATGAGCTGCTGAGAGTGTCAACAGAAAAATTTGTTCTTGATCCGTTTAAGGCAAAGACAATGAAAGACATCAGCGACCTTTCTGACCTTatagaaatgcagaagatgATAATCAATTG TGTGCAAGATGCCTCTGGTTGCAGCAGCTATGAAATTCCTGCCATAAAGAACCTGAGAAAACTAGAATTTGC tCTGGGTCCAGCATGTGGCCTTCAGGGATTCCAAAAACTCGTGGAAATTCTTGCAGCATTTCCATCACTTCAGCATTTGGA CCTTGATGCGCTGAGTGAAAATGGCATAGGAGATGAAGGAGCAAAGAGTCTGTCTGAAGTCTTTCCAACACTGACATCACTGGAAACATTAAA CTTGTCACAGAATAAGATAACAGATGTGGGTGCAGAGAAACTAGCTACAGCTCTTCCCTCCTTGTCTTCATTAACGACACTAAG CTTGTACAATAATAGCATTTGTGATTTTGGAGCAGAAAACCTTGCAAAAGTTCTTCCTGCAATGGCATCTTTAAGAGTGCTAGA tGTTCAGTATAACAAAATAACCGGTGTTGGAGCCCAACAGCTGACTGACAGCCTAAGAAAATGTCCCCATATAAAAAATTTGGT GATGTGGAATCCTACAATTCCGTATGgagttcttgaacaccttcagcaGCTGGACTCTAGGATCAGTGTGTAG
- the CIITA gene encoding MHC class II transactivator isoform X1, with protein MELQDNKRQIMDSASVSENSYLDLLLCDSDPLHLFTFSDPKSSGNEGEFFSDPEVDTCNYEQFSNMDFLCTVENDENGDELYPSSNGRDAYSRIAELAEYVLKDQHEKQVEDAFAVNLILDDVALENTEKFTDVKVQKCHKRAFLGSAENCSDASEPKYKKIVDAPAVSTGNGCFLAMSLNSHSSNSTSLTHQHMSFSVPTVNALGSFVIPVSGSSVPVIPECVPLGMKDNIENVDFVDPAQQKISYFLGNGPSNAIKYPALTSSTELMVSPSFQVNLSGLEMFEEVQVPIILSEETSRRPRSVEAFSTSLMDYFRDVCKSVSVEREMSLDHMYIDGTLIQSQIETKPGKNSVKSVEKDLVTHSQQGKEKAVLERSQIFQISGGKELETKVIVVLGKAGMGKSILVQKICQDWSNGEFPQFEFVFWFDCKQISLPGKWYSLKDLLLDFFVKPQEGSKEIFEYILQNSTKVLLVFDGLEGLHGHENFPPCSASQPSKDLCRVKELLSGLIQKKILNGCTLLLTARTKDKVCQYVSKVDKTIEIVGFSPRQRELYITKYFEGLPSCDNALNLIKEHEYLFSHCYSPVMCRFVCFLCETILEMGDKGLPSTLTTLFLKFVQQKIMPTQTDVTDVTLVQNQENLATLACIAWYLGEKHQSAMKSDLLPSKKIKEFALKYGFFLPFAFPKYSGTGEEEFGTMFSDFVIQNFLGALHLILAEGIKDKSLIKYLSFPSKKKKPYNWLHLVPRFLAGLLFLQDDTCFCSLSNKSVKKSTKKQKMLLKYVKRLQINNLCPERLLELLHCIYETQNNYLLQHVALRLKSDLSFLGIVLTPPDVHVLSSTLKRSRKEFSLDLQNSSIDTHGLKDLVGLRNVTSFRASLSDTIRLWKYLEQTKDYELLRVSTEKFVLDPFKAKTMKDISDLSDLIEMQKMIINCVQDASGCSSYEIPAIKNLRKLEFALGPACGLQGFQKLVEILAAFPSLQHLDLDALSENGIGDEGAKSLSEVFPTLTSLETLNLSQNKITDVGAEKLATALPSLSSLTTLSLYNNSICDFGAENLAKVLPAMASLRVLDVQYNKITGVGAQQLTDSLRKCPHIKNLVMWNPTIPYGVLEHLQQLDSRISV; from the exons ATGGAGCTGCAAG ACAACAAGAGACAAATCATGGATTCGGCATCTGTGTCTGAAAATAGCTATCTTGATTTGCTGCTTTGTGATAGTGATCCACTGCATCTATTTACGTTCTCAGATCCTAAGTCATCTGGAAATGAAGGTGAATTCTTTTCAG ATCCTGAAGTTGATACCTGCAACTATGAACAATTCAGTAATATGGATTTCCTGTGTACAgtggaaaatgatgaaaatggGGATGAATTGTATCCTTCTTCCAATGGCAGAGATGCCTATTCTAGAATAG CTGAATTAGCAGAATATGTGCTCAAGGATCAGCATGAGAAGCAGGTGGAAGATGCTTTTG CAGTGAACCTTATTTTGGATGATGTGGCTCttgaaaacactgagaaattcaCTGATGTAAAGGTGCAGAAATGTCATAAAAGAG cttttttaGGGTCTGCAGAGAATTGCTCTGATGCTTCGGAACCCAAATACAAGAAAATTG TGGATGCCCCTGCAGTATCAACAGGGAATGGATGTTTCCTAGCAATGTCTCTCAACAGCCATTCATCTAACTCCACCTCACTAACACACCAGCACATGTCCTTTTCTGTTCCCACTGTCAATGCATTGGGAAGTTTTGTAATTCCTG TTTCAGGGTCTTCAGTACCTGTGATTCCAGAGTGTGTGCCACTTGGCATGAAAGACAACATAGAGAACGTAGACTTTGTGGATCCTGCTCAGCAGAAAATTagttattttcttggaaatggcCCATCTAATGCTATAAAATATCCAG CACTGACTTCCTCCACTGAATTAATGGTATCCCCAAGTTTTCAAGTTAATTTAAGTG GCTTAGAAATGTTTGAAGAAGTGCAAGTGCCTAtaattctttctgaagaaacttCAAGGAGACCAA GGTCAGTGGAAGCTTTCTCTACATCACTTATGGATTACTTCCGAGACGTATGCAAATCTGTGTCTGTGGAGCGTGAAATGTCTCTTGATCACATGTATATTGATGGCACACTTATCCAAAGCCAAATTGAAACCAAGCCTGGGAAGAACAGTGTAAAATCAGTGGAAAAGGATTTGGTAACTCATAGTcagcaagggaaggaaaaggcagtCCTTGAAAGAAGCCAAATATTTCAAATCTCAGGAGGTAAAGAGTTAGAGACTAAAGTGATTGTGGTGTTGGGAAAAGCAGGAATGGGCAAAAGCATTCTTGTTCAGAAGATCTGCCAGGACTGGTCCAATGGAGAGTTTCCTCAGTTTGAATTTGTCTTTTGGTTTGACTGCAAACAAATAAGCTTGCCTGGGAAGTGGTACAGCTTGAAGGATCtacttcttgatttttttgtaaaaccTCAGGAGGGAAGCAAAGAGATCTTTGAATACATACTTCAGAATTCTACTAAAGTCCTTCTGGTTTTTGATGGTTTGGAAGGGTTGCATGGCCACGAGAATTTTCCTCCTTGTTCAGCCAGCCAGCCTAGCAAAGACTTGTGCCGAGTAAAGGAGCTGCTTTCAGGACTCATCCAAAAAAAGATACTCAATGGCTGTACTTTATTACTTACAGCAAGAACAAAAGATAAGGTGTGCCAGTATGTGTCCAAAGTGGATAAGACTATTGAAATAGTAGGATTCTCCCCTCGGCAGAGAGAACTGTACATAACCAAATACTTTGAAGGATTACCCTCATGCGATAATGCACTGAATTTAATCAAAGAGCATGAGTACCTCTTCAGTCATTGTTACAGCCCTGTTATGTGTAgatttgtctgttttctctgtgaGACAATACTTGAAATGGGAGACAAAGGCCTTCCTTCAACTCTTACTACACTCTTCCTGAAATTTGTTCAGCAAAAAATAATGCCTACGCAAACAGATGTTACAGATGTTACACTTGTGCAAAATCAAGAAAATCTTGCTACGCTAGCCTGTATAGCCTGGTATCTTGGAGAAAAGCACCAAAGTGCCATGAAAAGTGATCTTCTTCCTTCTAAGAAAATTAAAGAGTTTGCTCTGAAATATGGATTTTTCCTGCCATTTGCATTCCCCAAATATTCAGGTACAGGAGAAGAGGAATTTGGGACCATGTTCTCCGATTTTGTCATTCAGAATTTCTTGGGTGCTCTTCACCTTATATTAGCAGAAGGCATCAAGGACAAAAGTCTAATAAAGTACCTGTCTTTTCcatccaagaagaaaaaaccttACAACTGGTTACATTTAGTGCCTCGATTTTTGGCTGGATTGTTGTTCCTCCAGGATGACACCTGCTTCTGCTCCCTTTCAAATAAGAGCGTGAAAAAATCCaccaagaagcagaaaatgctcCTGAAATATGTTAAAAGGTTGCAAATAAACAACCTTTGTCCAGAGAGGTTACTTGAGCTTTTGCACTGTATTtatgaaacacaaaacaattaTCTCTTGCAGCATGTGGCCTTAAGACTCAAGTCAGACCTGTCCTTTCTGGGCATCGTTCTTACACCACCTGATGTCCATGTACTGTCCTCTACTTTAAAAAGGTcaagaaaagaattttccttGGATTTGCAAAACAGCAGTATTGATACGCATGGGCTGAAAGACTTGGTCGGCCTGAGGAATGTGACATCATTCAG GGCCTCCCTCAGTGATACAATCAGGCTATGGAAATACTTAGAACAGACAAAAGACTATGAGCTGCTGAGAGTGTCAACAGAAAAATTTGTTCTTGATCCGTTTAAGGCAAAGACAATGAAAGACATCAGCGACCTTTCTGACCTTatagaaatgcagaagatgATAATCAATTG TGTGCAAGATGCCTCTGGTTGCAGCAGCTATGAAATTCCTGCCATAAAGAACCTGAGAAAACTAGAATTTGC tCTGGGTCCAGCATGTGGCCTTCAGGGATTCCAAAAACTCGTGGAAATTCTTGCAGCATTTCCATCACTTCAGCATTTGGA CCTTGATGCGCTGAGTGAAAATGGCATAGGAGATGAAGGAGCAAAGAGTCTGTCTGAAGTCTTTCCAACACTGACATCACTGGAAACATTAAA CTTGTCACAGAATAAGATAACAGATGTGGGTGCAGAGAAACTAGCTACAGCTCTTCCCTCCTTGTCTTCATTAACGACACTAAG CTTGTACAATAATAGCATTTGTGATTTTGGAGCAGAAAACCTTGCAAAAGTTCTTCCTGCAATGGCATCTTTAAGAGTGCTAGA tGTTCAGTATAACAAAATAACCGGTGTTGGAGCCCAACAGCTGACTGACAGCCTAAGAAAATGTCCCCATATAAAAAATTTGGT GATGTGGAATCCTACAATTCCGTATGgagttcttgaacaccttcagcaGCTGGACTCTAGGATCAGTGTGTAG